One stretch of Ooceraea biroi isolate clonal line C1 chromosome 4, Obir_v5.4, whole genome shotgun sequence DNA includes these proteins:
- the LOC105278412 gene encoding ethanolamine-phosphate cytidylyltransferase isoform X2, which translates to MTEESRREVRVWCDGCYDMVHFGHANSLRQAKALGDYLVVGVHNDEEIARHKGPPVFTEQERYKMVRGIKWVDEVVEAAPYVTTLETLDKYNCDFCVHGDDITMTADGVDTYHLVKTAGRYREVQRTAGVSTTDLVGRMLLMTRQHFRQGDNEYSVDREPSKRMGQDRSARSPWTGCSQFLPTTQKIIQFSDGKSPQPGDKIVYVAGAFDLFHVGHLDFLEVAKKEGDYLIVGLHTDPAVNRYKCGNHPIMNLHERVLSVLACKYVNEVVIGAPYEVTRELMEHFNVSVVCHGQTPIMPCEDGSDPYAEPKKQSKFKLLDSGNDMTTEKIVERIILHRPNELCTVIKNFNKRF; encoded by the exons ATGACGGAGGAAAGCCGCAGGGAAGTCCGCGTCTGGTGTGACGGATG TTATGATATGGTGCACTTTGGTCATGCAAATTCCCTGAGGCAGGCGAAAGCATTGGGCGATTATTTGGTGGTAGGCGTCCACAACGATGAAGAAATTGCGAGGCACAAAGGCCCTCCTGTTTTCACCGAACAAGAAAG aTACAAAATGGTGCGCGGCATCAAGTGGGTAGATGAGGTAGTCGAGGCTGCACCTTATGTCACCACGTTAGAAACATTAGACAAGTACAACTGTGATTTTTGCGTTCACGGCGACGACATCACGATGACGGCCGACGGCGTAGACACGTATCACTTGGTCAAGACGGCCGGTCGTTACAG AGAAGTACAGCGGACGGCTGGCGTCTCGACGACTGATCTTGTAGGACGCATGCTGCTGATGACGCGACAACACTTTCGGCAGGGCGACAATGAGTACAGTGTCGACAGAGAACCAAGCAAGCGCATGGGCCAGGACCGGAGTGCGCGGAGTCCGTGGACCGGCTGCTCGCAGTTCTTGCCGACCACCCAGAAGATCATACAGTTCAGTGACGGCAAGAGTCCGCAGCCAGGCGACAAGATCGTGTACGTCGCAGGCGCGTTTGATCTCTTCCACGTTGGCCACCTGGACTTCCTGGAGGTTGCCAAGAAGGAGGGCGATTATCTTATAGTCGGCTTGCACACGGATCCCGCCGTTAATCGGTACAAGTGTGGCAATCATCCCATCATGAATCTTCACGAACGTGTCCTCAGTGTGCTAGCGTGTAAG TATGTGAACGAGGTCGTAATTGGCGCACCGTACGAAGTTACGAGAGAGCTGATGGAGCATTTCAATGTTTCCGTCGTGTGTCACGGGCAGACTCCTATAATGCCGTGCGAGGACGGTTCGGATCCGTACGCGGAGCCCAAGAAACAAAGTAAATTCAAATTACTGGATAGCGGTAACGACATGACGACGGAAAAAATAGTCGAGAGGATCATTCTTCATAG GCCGAACGAGCTTTGTACAGTTATAAAGAATTTCAACAaacgtttttaa
- the LOC105278412 gene encoding ethanolamine-phosphate cytidylyltransferase isoform X1 gives MTEESRREVRVWCDGCYDMVHFGHANSLRQAKALGDYLVVGVHNDEEIARHKGPPVFTEQERYKMVRGIKWVDEVVEAAPYVTTLETLDKYNCDFCVHGDDITMTADGVDTYHLVKTAGRYREVQRTAGVSTTDLVGRMLLMTRQHFRQGDNEYSVDREPSKRMGQDRSARSPWTGCSQFLPTTQKIIQFSDGKSPQPGDKIVYVAGAFDLFHVGHLDFLEVAKKEGDYLIVGLHTDPAVNRYKCGNHPIMNLHERVLSVLACKYVNEVVIGAPYEVTRELMEHFNVSVVCHGQTPIMPCEDGSDPYAEPKKQSKFKLLDSGNDMTTEKIVERIILHRLEYEDRNLRKEKKELAAYEALTKSKRNDRTE, from the exons ATGACGGAGGAAAGCCGCAGGGAAGTCCGCGTCTGGTGTGACGGATG TTATGATATGGTGCACTTTGGTCATGCAAATTCCCTGAGGCAGGCGAAAGCATTGGGCGATTATTTGGTGGTAGGCGTCCACAACGATGAAGAAATTGCGAGGCACAAAGGCCCTCCTGTTTTCACCGAACAAGAAAG aTACAAAATGGTGCGCGGCATCAAGTGGGTAGATGAGGTAGTCGAGGCTGCACCTTATGTCACCACGTTAGAAACATTAGACAAGTACAACTGTGATTTTTGCGTTCACGGCGACGACATCACGATGACGGCCGACGGCGTAGACACGTATCACTTGGTCAAGACGGCCGGTCGTTACAG AGAAGTACAGCGGACGGCTGGCGTCTCGACGACTGATCTTGTAGGACGCATGCTGCTGATGACGCGACAACACTTTCGGCAGGGCGACAATGAGTACAGTGTCGACAGAGAACCAAGCAAGCGCATGGGCCAGGACCGGAGTGCGCGGAGTCCGTGGACCGGCTGCTCGCAGTTCTTGCCGACCACCCAGAAGATCATACAGTTCAGTGACGGCAAGAGTCCGCAGCCAGGCGACAAGATCGTGTACGTCGCAGGCGCGTTTGATCTCTTCCACGTTGGCCACCTGGACTTCCTGGAGGTTGCCAAGAAGGAGGGCGATTATCTTATAGTCGGCTTGCACACGGATCCCGCCGTTAATCGGTACAAGTGTGGCAATCATCCCATCATGAATCTTCACGAACGTGTCCTCAGTGTGCTAGCGTGTAAG TATGTGAACGAGGTCGTAATTGGCGCACCGTACGAAGTTACGAGAGAGCTGATGGAGCATTTCAATGTTTCCGTCGTGTGTCACGGGCAGACTCCTATAATGCCGTGCGAGGACGGTTCGGATCCGTACGCGGAGCCCAAGAAACAAAGTAAATTCAAATTACTGGATAGCGGTAACGACATGACGACGGAAAAAATAGTCGAGAGGATCATTCTTCATAG GTTGGAATACGAGGATAGGAATTTaaggaaggagaaaaaagagCTTGCTGCTTACGAAGCCCTCACGAAGTCTAAGAGAAATGACAGGACTGAATAA
- the LOC105278412 gene encoding ethanolamine-phosphate cytidylyltransferase isoform X4 gives MTEESRREVRVWCDGCYDMVHFGHANSLRQAKALGDYLVVGVHNDEEIARHKGPPVFTEQERYKMVRGIKWVDEVVEAAPYVTTLETLDKYNCDFCVHGDDITMTADGVDTYHLVKTAGRYREVQRTAGVSTTDLVGRMLLMTRQHFRQGDNEYSVDREPSKRMGQDRSARSPWTGCSQFLPTTQKIIQFSDGKSPQPGDKIVYVAGAFDLFHVGHLDFLEVAKKEGDYLIVGLHTDPAVNRYKCGNHPIMNLHERVLSVLACKYVNEVVIGAPYEVTRELMEHFNVSVVCHGQTPIMPCEDGSDPYAEPKKQSKFKLLDSGNDMTTEKIVERIILHSV, from the exons ATGACGGAGGAAAGCCGCAGGGAAGTCCGCGTCTGGTGTGACGGATG TTATGATATGGTGCACTTTGGTCATGCAAATTCCCTGAGGCAGGCGAAAGCATTGGGCGATTATTTGGTGGTAGGCGTCCACAACGATGAAGAAATTGCGAGGCACAAAGGCCCTCCTGTTTTCACCGAACAAGAAAG aTACAAAATGGTGCGCGGCATCAAGTGGGTAGATGAGGTAGTCGAGGCTGCACCTTATGTCACCACGTTAGAAACATTAGACAAGTACAACTGTGATTTTTGCGTTCACGGCGACGACATCACGATGACGGCCGACGGCGTAGACACGTATCACTTGGTCAAGACGGCCGGTCGTTACAG AGAAGTACAGCGGACGGCTGGCGTCTCGACGACTGATCTTGTAGGACGCATGCTGCTGATGACGCGACAACACTTTCGGCAGGGCGACAATGAGTACAGTGTCGACAGAGAACCAAGCAAGCGCATGGGCCAGGACCGGAGTGCGCGGAGTCCGTGGACCGGCTGCTCGCAGTTCTTGCCGACCACCCAGAAGATCATACAGTTCAGTGACGGCAAGAGTCCGCAGCCAGGCGACAAGATCGTGTACGTCGCAGGCGCGTTTGATCTCTTCCACGTTGGCCACCTGGACTTCCTGGAGGTTGCCAAGAAGGAGGGCGATTATCTTATAGTCGGCTTGCACACGGATCCCGCCGTTAATCGGTACAAGTGTGGCAATCATCCCATCATGAATCTTCACGAACGTGTCCTCAGTGTGCTAGCGTGTAAG TATGTGAACGAGGTCGTAATTGGCGCACCGTACGAAGTTACGAGAGAGCTGATGGAGCATTTCAATGTTTCCGTCGTGTGTCACGGGCAGACTCCTATAATGCCGTGCGAGGACGGTTCGGATCCGTACGCGGAGCCCAAGAAACAAAGTAAATTCAAATTACTGGATAGCGGTAACGACATGACGACGGAAAAAATAGTCGAGAGGATCATTCTTCATAG CGTCTAA
- the LOC105278412 gene encoding ethanolamine-phosphate cytidylyltransferase isoform X3 yields the protein MVHFGHANSLRQAKALGDYLVVGVHNDEEIARHKGPPVFTEQERYKMVRGIKWVDEVVEAAPYVTTLETLDKYNCDFCVHGDDITMTADGVDTYHLVKTAGRYREVQRTAGVSTTDLVGRMLLMTRQHFRQGDNEYSVDREPSKRMGQDRSARSPWTGCSQFLPTTQKIIQFSDGKSPQPGDKIVYVAGAFDLFHVGHLDFLEVAKKEGDYLIVGLHTDPAVNRYKCGNHPIMNLHERVLSVLACKYVNEVVIGAPYEVTRELMEHFNVSVVCHGQTPIMPCEDGSDPYAEPKKQSKFKLLDSGNDMTTEKIVERIILHRLEYEDRNLRKEKKELAAYEALTKSKRNDRTE from the exons ATGGTGCACTTTGGTCATGCAAATTCCCTGAGGCAGGCGAAAGCATTGGGCGATTATTTGGTGGTAGGCGTCCACAACGATGAAGAAATTGCGAGGCACAAAGGCCCTCCTGTTTTCACCGAACAAGAAAG aTACAAAATGGTGCGCGGCATCAAGTGGGTAGATGAGGTAGTCGAGGCTGCACCTTATGTCACCACGTTAGAAACATTAGACAAGTACAACTGTGATTTTTGCGTTCACGGCGACGACATCACGATGACGGCCGACGGCGTAGACACGTATCACTTGGTCAAGACGGCCGGTCGTTACAG AGAAGTACAGCGGACGGCTGGCGTCTCGACGACTGATCTTGTAGGACGCATGCTGCTGATGACGCGACAACACTTTCGGCAGGGCGACAATGAGTACAGTGTCGACAGAGAACCAAGCAAGCGCATGGGCCAGGACCGGAGTGCGCGGAGTCCGTGGACCGGCTGCTCGCAGTTCTTGCCGACCACCCAGAAGATCATACAGTTCAGTGACGGCAAGAGTCCGCAGCCAGGCGACAAGATCGTGTACGTCGCAGGCGCGTTTGATCTCTTCCACGTTGGCCACCTGGACTTCCTGGAGGTTGCCAAGAAGGAGGGCGATTATCTTATAGTCGGCTTGCACACGGATCCCGCCGTTAATCGGTACAAGTGTGGCAATCATCCCATCATGAATCTTCACGAACGTGTCCTCAGTGTGCTAGCGTGTAAG TATGTGAACGAGGTCGTAATTGGCGCACCGTACGAAGTTACGAGAGAGCTGATGGAGCATTTCAATGTTTCCGTCGTGTGTCACGGGCAGACTCCTATAATGCCGTGCGAGGACGGTTCGGATCCGTACGCGGAGCCCAAGAAACAAAGTAAATTCAAATTACTGGATAGCGGTAACGACATGACGACGGAAAAAATAGTCGAGAGGATCATTCTTCATAG GTTGGAATACGAGGATAGGAATTTaaggaaggagaaaaaagagCTTGCTGCTTACGAAGCCCTCACGAAGTCTAAGAGAAATGACAGGACTGAATAA